One window from the genome of Rufibacter tibetensis encodes:
- a CDS encoding PorP/SprF family type IX secretion system membrane protein, protein MKKHLFLLFFLLGTTAAVAQQKVLSSQYMTNYYLLNPAVAGFEKDLNFKAGFRNQWVGFEGAPTTFYVSGETALFKDKRRRGRRGRTQGFHGVGGYAYSDRTGPTSQTAALASYAYHVPLTRELYFSSGVFAGFQQFKFDPNKVQLADNSNHIDPVTRSGAINAFMPDMTLGTYLHSEDFFVGVSLFQVFGNKFFEAENSDDASRLARHLFVSGGYNFDVKRNLTLSPSLLLKYVTAAPIQADINVKGIYHFTRRKRTIYDDQVWAGLSFRTQDALIGLVGAQFQQRYQVSYSYDITVSPLRHQSSGSHELMVGFRVK, encoded by the coding sequence ATGAAAAAGCATCTATTTCTTCTGTTCTTTTTGTTGGGTACCACTGCAGCAGTGGCCCAGCAGAAAGTGCTGTCCAGTCAGTACATGACAAACTATTACCTCTTGAATCCGGCAGTAGCCGGATTTGAGAAGGACCTCAATTTTAAGGCTGGTTTCAGGAACCAGTGGGTAGGATTTGAGGGAGCTCCCACCACTTTTTACGTGAGCGGCGAAACAGCCCTGTTCAAAGATAAGAGACGGCGAGGCCGGAGGGGAAGAACCCAGGGATTCCACGGAGTGGGAGGATACGCCTATTCAGACCGGACGGGTCCTACCAGCCAAACCGCTGCTCTGGCTTCCTACGCGTACCACGTGCCGCTGACCAGGGAGTTATATTTCTCCTCCGGCGTATTTGCCGGATTTCAGCAGTTTAAGTTTGACCCCAACAAGGTGCAGCTGGCAGACAACTCCAACCACATAGACCCGGTTACCCGAAGCGGGGCAATCAACGCGTTCATGCCAGACATGACCTTGGGTACCTATTTACACTCAGAAGATTTCTTTGTGGGAGTTTCCCTGTTCCAGGTGTTCGGAAACAAGTTCTTTGAGGCTGAAAACAGTGATGACGCCAGCAGACTAGCCCGGCACTTATTTGTCTCTGGCGGGTATAATTTTGACGTGAAAAGAAACCTGACCTTAAGCCCCTCTCTTCTCTTGAAGTATGTAACTGCCGCCCCTATTCAGGCAGACATCAACGTGAAAGGGATTTACCACTTCACCAGAAGAAAGAGAACGATTTATGATGACCAGGTGTGGGCAGGCCTCTCCTTCCGGACTCAGGATGCACTGATAGGATTGGTGGGAGCGCAGTTCCAACAAAGATATCAGGTCTCCTACTCCTATGATATCACCGTCTCTCCCTTGAGGCACCAGAGCTCCGGTTCACACGAGCTAATGGTAGGTTTCAGGGTAAAGTAA
- the msrB gene encoding peptide-methionine (R)-S-oxide reductase MsrB gives MKTNLTIFCLCLLLFSCAKNEAARNTAASGDAPLSARQTRALDKGETNFTVVKTDEEWKKILTSEQYYVLREKGTERAFSGPLNKNKQKGIYSCAGCGNPMFSSETKFESGTGWPSFYKPLNAAAVLEEPDTDMGMLRTEVLCSRCGGHLGHVFDDGPKPTGLRYCLNSVALKFTKEI, from the coding sequence ATGAAAACCAACTTAACTATATTTTGCCTTTGCCTGCTGCTGTTCAGTTGCGCAAAAAATGAAGCTGCCCGTAACACGGCTGCCTCCGGCGATGCCCCCCTTTCTGCCCGGCAAACCCGTGCCCTTGACAAAGGAGAAACTAACTTTACAGTAGTCAAAACTGATGAAGAGTGGAAAAAGATCCTGACCTCTGAGCAGTATTACGTGTTGCGCGAGAAGGGCACGGAACGGGCGTTTTCAGGGCCTTTAAATAAAAACAAGCAAAAAGGAATTTACTCCTGCGCAGGTTGCGGCAATCCTATGTTCAGCTCAGAGACCAAGTTTGAGTCAGGTACCGGCTGGCCCAGTTTCTACAAGCCCCTGAACGCGGCGGCAGTGCTGGAAGAACCGGACACAGATATGGGCATGTTACGGACCGAGGTGCTTTGCAGCAGATGTGGCGGCCATTTGGGCCACGTATTTGATGACGGACCCAAGCCCACTGGTTTGCGGTACTGCCTCAACTCTGTAGCCCTGAAATTCACAAAAGAGATTTAA
- the typA gene encoding translational GTPase TypA, translating into MQSIRNIAIIAHVDHGKTTLVDKIIHASKIFDAHQQFDDLILDNNDLERERGITIVSKNVSVRYKDVKINIIDTPGHADFGGEVERVLKMADGVLLLVDAFEGPMPQTRFVLGKAIQLGLKPIVVVNKVDKENCRPDEVHEMVFDLMFNLDASEDQLDFVTLYGSSKQGWMSTDYQQPTDNIIPLLDAIVEVIPPAPSEEGTPQMQITSLDYSSFVGRIAIGRVKRGTLTEGANMSLCKRDGSIKKVKIKELQVFEGLGRVKVDSVSAGEICAVTGIEGFEIGDTLADFENPEPLERISIDEPTMNMLFTINNSPFFGKEGKFVTSRHLRDRLFKEMEKNLALRVDETDKEDTFLVYGRGILHLSVLIETMRREGYEFQVGQPQVIFKEIDGQKMEPMEHLVVDVPEESAGKVIELVTQRKGDLTIMEPKGDLQHLEFNIPARGLIGLRNNVLTATAGEAIMNHRFQSYEPFKGAIPGRINGSLIAMETGPGTAYSIDKLQDRGVFFVEPGEEVYMGQVIGEHSRQNDLTVNIQKGKQLTNMRASGSDNNVKIVPKKQFSLEEGMEYIQKDELLEITPKSIRMRKIYLDENERKRWGNN; encoded by the coding sequence ATGCAAAGTATCCGCAACATCGCGATTATTGCCCACGTGGACCACGGTAAGACCACGCTGGTAGACAAAATCATCCACGCCTCAAAGATTTTTGACGCACACCAACAGTTCGACGACCTGATCCTGGATAACAATGACCTGGAGCGGGAACGCGGCATTACCATCGTTTCCAAAAACGTATCGGTTCGTTACAAGGATGTAAAAATCAACATCATTGACACGCCTGGTCACGCCGACTTTGGAGGTGAGGTAGAGCGCGTACTGAAAATGGCCGACGGTGTATTACTGCTGGTGGATGCCTTTGAAGGCCCAATGCCACAGACCCGTTTCGTGCTTGGCAAAGCTATCCAGTTAGGTTTGAAGCCAATTGTGGTAGTAAACAAAGTAGACAAAGAAAACTGCCGTCCGGACGAGGTGCACGAAATGGTGTTCGACCTGATGTTCAACCTGGACGCTTCTGAAGACCAGTTAGATTTCGTGACTCTGTACGGTTCCAGCAAACAAGGCTGGATGAGCACAGACTATCAGCAACCTACTGATAACATCATTCCGCTGTTAGACGCCATTGTAGAGGTAATTCCTCCGGCTCCTTCTGAAGAAGGAACGCCGCAGATGCAGATTACTTCCTTGGATTACTCTTCTTTTGTGGGCCGTATCGCCATTGGGCGTGTGAAACGCGGTACTTTGACAGAGGGCGCCAACATGAGCCTTTGCAAGCGTGACGGTTCTATCAAGAAAGTAAAAATCAAAGAACTTCAGGTATTTGAAGGTTTGGGTCGTGTGAAAGTTGATTCAGTGTCTGCCGGCGAGATTTGCGCCGTAACGGGTATTGAAGGCTTTGAAATTGGCGATACCCTTGCTGACTTCGAAAACCCGGAGCCATTGGAGCGCATCTCTATTGATGAGCCAACCATGAACATGTTGTTCACCATCAACAACTCCCCTTTCTTCGGGAAAGAGGGCAAGTTTGTAACATCGCGCCACTTACGTGACCGTCTGTTCAAAGAGATGGAGAAAAACCTGGCTTTGCGTGTGGACGAGACTGATAAAGAAGATACTTTCTTAGTATACGGACGTGGTATTCTTCACTTGTCTGTATTGATTGAAACCATGCGTCGCGAGGGATATGAATTCCAGGTAGGCCAGCCGCAGGTTATCTTCAAAGAAATTGACGGCCAGAAAATGGAGCCAATGGAGCACCTGGTAGTGGACGTTCCTGAGGAATCTGCTGGTAAGGTAATTGAATTGGTAACGCAGCGTAAAGGTGACCTGACCATCATGGAGCCTAAGGGCGACTTACAGCACCTAGAGTTCAACATTCCGGCACGTGGTCTGATTGGCTTACGGAACAATGTGTTGACGGCCACTGCTGGCGAGGCTATCATGAACCACCGCTTCCAGTCTTATGAGCCGTTCAAAGGCGCTATCCCGGGCCGTATCAACGGTTCATTGATCGCGATGGAGACGGGTCCTGGTACTGCTTACTCTATTGACAAACTTCAGGACAGAGGCGTGTTCTTTGTGGAGCCAGGTGAAGAAGTGTACATGGGCCAGGTAATAGGCGAGCACTCTCGTCAGAATGACTTGACGGTGAACATCCAGAAAGGAAAGCAGCTGACCAACATGCGTGCTTCTGGTTCTGACAACAACGTGAAGATTGTTCCTAAGAAACAATTCTCTTTAGAAGAAGGCATGGAATACATCCAGAAAGATGAGCTTTTAGAGATCACTCCTAAGAGCATCAGAATGCGGAAAATCTACCTTGATGAGAACGAGCGCAAGCGCTGGGGAAACAACTAA
- a CDS encoding oxidoreductase, translating to MSIDTQKKIRVGLIGFGMAGRIFHGPFISLVEGLELAMIRESREENIQIARSRYPQAQITSQVEDIIQNPDIDLVMVATPNSSHYSLAKQALLAGKHVVVEKPFTPTVAEADELIQLAKTQKRIITAYQNRRWDSDFKTVQKVLSSGVLGNVVEYKAHFDRFRPALKGNTWKEEDAPGSGIVYDLGSHLIDQALVLFGLPQAISADVRIQRPASPVLDKFEATLFYENLKVTLSAGLLVRELSPRYTIHGDQGSFLKYGMDVQEKALNDGMLPHLTSDWGVEPESIWGHLNTEHQGLHFIGKVESETGHYRSFYENVYQTITGEAELVVKPEQAREVISVVELIMQSSQEKRTISYS from the coding sequence ATGAGCATAGATACACAGAAAAAAATTAGAGTAGGGTTGATTGGGTTTGGGATGGCCGGCCGAATCTTCCACGGACCTTTCATAAGCTTAGTGGAAGGCTTGGAGCTTGCCATGATCAGGGAATCAAGGGAAGAAAACATCCAGATTGCCCGAAGCCGCTACCCGCAGGCGCAGATCACCAGTCAGGTAGAGGACATCATCCAGAACCCAGACATCGATTTAGTGATGGTGGCAACACCCAACAGTTCGCATTATTCCTTAGCCAAGCAGGCATTGCTGGCGGGTAAACATGTAGTGGTGGAAAAGCCATTCACCCCAACGGTTGCTGAAGCAGACGAGCTGATTCAGCTAGCCAAAACGCAGAAGAGAATTATCACCGCTTACCAAAACCGCCGCTGGGACAGTGATTTCAAAACAGTACAGAAAGTACTCTCTAGCGGGGTGTTAGGTAATGTGGTGGAGTACAAAGCGCACTTTGACCGATTCAGGCCCGCTTTAAAAGGAAATACCTGGAAAGAAGAAGATGCTCCTGGCTCCGGAATAGTTTATGACCTGGGCTCACATCTGATTGACCAGGCGCTGGTGCTGTTTGGTTTGCCTCAGGCCATCTCTGCCGATGTCAGAATTCAGCGGCCCGCCAGCCCTGTGCTGGATAAATTTGAAGCAACGCTCTTCTATGAAAACCTGAAAGTAACATTGTCAGCTGGCTTGTTGGTGCGGGAGTTGAGCCCTCGTTATACCATACACGGAGACCAAGGATCTTTCCTGAAATACGGAATGGATGTGCAGGAAAAAGCCCTAAACGATGGAATGCTTCCGCACCTGACTTCAGACTGGGGAGTAGAACCGGAAAGCATTTGGGGACACCTGAACACAGAGCACCAAGGCCTGCATTTTATAGGAAAGGTAGAAAGTGAAACCGGGCACTATCGCAGTTTCTATGAAAATGTGTACCAAACCATCACAGGAGAAGCAGAGTTGGTGGTGAAGCCAGAACAAGCCCGTGAGGTCATTAGTGTAGTGGAACTCATCATGCAAAGCAGCCAGGAAAAGCGAACTATCTCCTACAGTTGA
- a CDS encoding cold-shock protein has product MKNGKVKFFNDSKGFGFIKDADSNEEYFVHVSNLVDEIRENDEVTFELKEGRKGLNAVNVKLA; this is encoded by the coding sequence ATGAAAAACGGTAAAGTAAAATTCTTCAATGATTCCAAAGGTTTTGGTTTCATTAAAGACGCAGACTCCAATGAGGAGTATTTCGTGCACGTGTCTAACCTTGTGGACGAAATCAGAGAAAATGATGAAGTAACTTTTGAGCTGAAAGAAGGCCGCAAAGGTTTAAACGCTGTGAATGTGAAACTTGCTTAA